GGGGACCGCGATCTTCGCGATCATCGCGATGAGCCAGTGGCAGGGCTTCGGCTACAGCGTCTTGCTGTTCTCGGTGGCTCTGCAGCGCATCCCGCAGGAGCTGTATGAGGCGGCCCAGCTGGATGGCATCGGCCCCGTCCGGCGGTTCTTCCAGGTCTCGCTGCCGCTGGTCCGCGAGATGACCGGCCTGATGATGATCGTGACGATCTCGGGCGCCTTCCAGGTGTTCAACGAGGTGATGGTCATGACCAGCGGCGGCCCGAACAACTCCAGCCAGGTGCTGGGCACGTGGCTGTACCACGCCGGATTCGTCACCAACGACTTCGGCTCGGCCGCCGCGATCGGCGTCGCCATCTTCGTCATCACGCTGCTGCTGGCCGCCGCTCAGCTGGCCTACTCGCGCAAGAGGAGAGTGGAATGGTAGTCCTCGCCCGTCTTGGCCGCGGAGCCCGGACCGCCTTCGTCTGGGCGCTCCTGGTGGCTCTGGCCGTCATCGTCCTGTACCCGCTGCTCTGGATGGTGACCAACGCCCTCAAGACGAACGCCGAGCTGTTCGGCAACCCGTTCGCGCTCCCGACCGAATGGCTGTGGCAGAACTTCGGGAAGGCTTGGGACCAGGGCGTCGGCGACTTCGTGCTCACCAGCGTCTCGCTGACCGTCATCGCCACGCTCATCACCGAGCTGATCAGCGCCTGGGCGGCGTACGGGCTGACGCGGGTGAACATCCCGCTCAACCGCACCTTCACCGTGATCGTGCTGGCCGGCCTCATGCTGGCGCCGACGGTCGCGCTCATCCCGCTGGTGAAGCTGTTCCAGGCGTGGGGGCTGTACGACACGTTCTTCGGGCTGCTGATCCTGTACACGGCGTTCCGCATCCCGTTCACCGTCTTCCTCATGCGCGCCTACATGCTCGATCTGCCGCGCGAGGTGGATGAGGCGGCCTCGATCGACGGAGCCTCGCGTGCGGCGACCTTCTGGCGCATCATCCTGCCGATGAGCATGCCGATCGTCGCGACGACGATCGTGCTGAACGTGCTGCAGAACTGGAACGAGTACCTGTTCGCGATGATCTTCACCAGCGGGACCGGGGTGCAGACGCTCCCGGTCGGTCTCGCCGACATGATGTCGAAGAACGGCACGCAGTATCCGGTGGTCTTCGCCGGGATGGTGATGGCCGCGCTCCCGATGGTGATCCTGTTCTTCGTGTGCCAGCGCTACTTCGTGCGCGGTCTCGCCGGCGGCGTGGGCAAGTAGCGGGGTGCGGACGTACCTGGAGCTCGTCCGCGTCCCCGGCGTCCTGCGGGTCACGGTCTCGCAGCTGGTGGCGCGCTTCCCGCTCGGGATGCTGTCGCTGGCCGTGCTGCTGCACGTGCGCCACGCGAGCGGCTCGTACGCTTTGGCCGGTCTCGTCGTCGCGTGTGTGAGCGTTGGCGAGGCCGTCGCCATGCCATTGGTGAGCCGCTCAGTCGGCGTTTTCGGTATCCGGCCGCCGGTGCTGGCCGCCGCACTTCTCAACGCGACGGGGATGCTGCTGCTCGCGTTCGGTCCGCCCGAGCCGGCCCTGTTCGTCGGATTGGGTGTCGTGATCGGCGCGTCCGTGCCTCCGCTGATGCCGGTCGTGCGTGCGCTGTACCCACGGCTGGTGCCGCGTCGCGCGGTCCCCGCCCTGTTCGCGCTTGACACCTCCGCCCAGGAACTCATCTGGATCACCGGCCCAGTCGCAGCGACGCTGCTCAGCGCCGCCGTCTCGACGCAGGCGCCCCTCGTGCTGGCGGCCGCCGTCACCCTCGGCGGAACGGTGTGGTTCCTGCTGACACCGCACATCGCCGGGGTTCGGCTGCCGCGCAGCGAGACCCGGCCGGGCAGGGTGCTGCTCACCCGCGCCGTACGGCTGGCCGCCGCCTCCAGCTTCGCCCTCATCGCGTCGTTCGCGGCACTCGAGATCGCGCTGGTGGCGCGCTTCGACGGCCACGGCATCTTCGCGGGGCTGGCCATCGCGGTCTCGAGTCTCGGCTCACTCATCGGCGGGATCGCGTTCGGCCACCGGCGCATCGGTCCGCGAGCGCTGGCGGGAATCCTCGGCGGGGTGGCCGTGGCGACGGCTGCGGCCGGACTCGTGCCCGGCATCCCGCTGCTGTATGGCGCGCTGTTCCTCTCGGGCTTGGGCTTCGCGCCGTCGCTTGCCGCACTGTACGCGATGGTGTCGGGAGCGCTGCCGGAGTCGTCCACTCCGGAGGCGTTCGGCTGGCTGAACACCGCCGGTCTCGTCGGCGCCGCGACGGGAACCGCGATCGCGGGCGTCCTCGGCGACGCGGTGGGGCCGGCCGGCCCGTTCGTGACAGCCACGGCCGCGTCCGTCGTCGCTG
This region of Leifsonia sp. fls2-241-R2A-40a genomic DNA includes:
- a CDS encoding carbohydrate ABC transporter permease, which encodes MVVLARLGRGARTAFVWALLVALAVIVLYPLLWMVTNALKTNAELFGNPFALPTEWLWQNFGKAWDQGVGDFVLTSVSLTVIATLITELISAWAAYGLTRVNIPLNRTFTVIVLAGLMLAPTVALIPLVKLFQAWGLYDTFFGLLILYTAFRIPFTVFLMRAYMLDLPREVDEAASIDGASRAATFWRIILPMSMPIVATTIVLNVLQNWNEYLFAMIFTSGTGVQTLPVGLADMMSKNGTQYPVVFAGMVMAALPMVILFFVCQRYFVRGLAGGVGK
- a CDS encoding MFS transporter translates to MRTYLELVRVPGVLRVTVSQLVARFPLGMLSLAVLLHVRHASGSYALAGLVVACVSVGEAVAMPLVSRSVGVFGIRPPVLAAALLNATGMLLLAFGPPEPALFVGLGVVIGASVPPLMPVVRALYPRLVPRRAVPALFALDTSAQELIWITGPVAATLLSAAVSTQAPLVLAAAVTLGGTVWFLLTPHIAGVRLPRSETRPGRVLLTRAVRLAAASSFALIASFAALEIALVARFDGHGIFAGLAIAVSSLGSLIGGIAFGHRRIGPRALAGILGGVAVATAAAGLVPGIPLLYGALFLSGLGFAPSLAALYAMVSGALPESSTPEAFGWLNTAGLVGAATGTAIAGVLGDAVGPAGPFVTATAASVVAALLPLLPGLRPLASGHGSEPH